The following coding sequences lie in one Salmo salar chromosome ssa13, Ssal_v3.1, whole genome shotgun sequence genomic window:
- the vma22 gene encoding coiled-coil domain-containing protein 115 — protein sequence MGLSEKEESVLLDKKLLVFMDQLELLEEKRERLNSLIEQGWFSMSKARYSMGNKQVSALQYGSEMEPLVRVHTRTLESGEAEFQTQRRTLKSPEERQVEDIGPKDKEGVRRRVKTQEVPEIDQSDNKHPWTETETAPSSKPETNPQQDPLKWFGILVPQTLKQAQASFKQAVELSAEMAALQSAVLTTRQQLQMKQKSRSQTSDQTDGQTDLTDRLT from the exons ATGGGTCTGTCAGAGAAAGAAGAGAGTGTCTTGTTGGATAAAAAGCTGCTTGTCTTTATGGACCAACTGGAGCTGCTGGAGGAGAAACGAGAGAGACTCAACTCTTTAATAGAACAG GGATGGTTCTCCATGTCCAAAGCGAGGTATTCGATGGGCAACAAGCAGGTGTCTGCTCTGCAGTATGGGAGTGAGATGGAACCTCTGGTCCGAGTCCACACCAG GACTCTGGAGAGTGGTGAGGCCGAGTTCCAGACACAGAGAAGGACGCTGAAGTCTCCTGaagagagacaggtggaggacATTGGACCTAAAGACAAGGAGG GTGTGAGGAGAAGAGTGAAGACGCAGGAGGTTCCAGAGATAGACCAGAGTGACAACAAGCATCCGTGGACAGAGACCGAGACGGCTCCTTCCTCCAAACCTGAAACCAACCCCCAGCAGGACCCACTGAAGTGGTTTGGAATCCTGGTGCCTCAGACCCTGAAACAGGCCCAGGCCTCATTCAAACAGG CGGTAGAGTTGTCAGCGGAGATGGCTGCTCTCCAGTCTGCAGTCCTGACCACCAGACAACAGCTGCAGATGAAACAGAAGAGCAGGAGCCAGACCTCGGaccagacggacggacagactgacctgactgacagactgacctga